One part of the Acinetobacter sp. XS-4 genome encodes these proteins:
- a CDS encoding ABC transporter substrate-binding protein, protein MTENLIKQLKHCSVGLLFASMALTGSTTIFAKSPADPNKVLRYVFPTAETGFDPAYIHDLYSAHVTTSIFETLYTYDYLARPAKLIPQIATALPEVSKDGLTYTIHIKKGIYFTPDPVFKGKPRELTANDYAYSFKRLLDPNLRSPNSWLLENKIEGMDTLIKAANKTGKFNYDQNVSGLQTPDRYTLVIRLVQPDYNFPLLLAHDPTGAVAREVIEKYKDKAGYVMGHPVGTGPYVLSKWVPASRIVLKANPDFRGFTWNFTASSPEDQAIVKRLKGKKMPQIGTIDIQVMEENQSRWLAFQRGEIDIFQLEGQLVAKAIKDGKLRPELAKEGVQLSRIVDPEISYIYWNLKNPVVGGMSKEKIALRRAIAMSRSLDQEIKLVRNDDAQRLHFPVPPGVVGYEPQYRTSTPYSVKAANLLLDRYHYKKDASGWRTQPDGKPLVIEYMARSDSIGQQSAELWKKNFDSLNIRMVFKPMLFADLIRAQKQCEGMFGASAWIADYPDGDNFMQNFYGPNTHMTNWSCGSIPEFDQLYRQTQKMQAGSERDALYRKMTRLLEVYMPVQMSYARYRNMLAQPQIIGYKKHPILHAEWMYIDIDTHTKSNH, encoded by the coding sequence ATGACTGAAAATTTAATAAAACAGCTCAAGCATTGTAGTGTCGGTTTGTTATTTGCCAGTATGGCATTAACTGGATCTACGACTATATTTGCAAAAAGTCCAGCCGATCCGAATAAAGTTTTACGTTATGTATTCCCGACAGCTGAAACTGGCTTCGACCCAGCTTATATCCATGATTTATATTCGGCTCATGTAACCACTTCGATATTTGAAACTTTGTATACCTATGACTATTTAGCAAGGCCTGCAAAACTCATTCCGCAGATAGCAACAGCCCTACCAGAAGTTAGTAAGGATGGCCTGACTTATACCATTCATATAAAAAAGGGTATTTACTTTACGCCAGATCCAGTCTTTAAAGGGAAGCCGAGAGAATTAACAGCCAACGATTATGCGTACTCTTTTAAGCGGTTATTGGACCCGAATTTACGTTCTCCAAATAGCTGGTTGTTAGAGAACAAAATTGAAGGTATGGATACATTAATAAAAGCAGCTAATAAAACCGGAAAATTTAACTATGACCAAAACGTAAGTGGTTTACAAACACCAGATAGATATACCTTAGTTATTCGTTTAGTTCAGCCTGACTATAACTTTCCTTTGTTACTTGCGCATGACCCGACAGGAGCTGTGGCGCGTGAAGTCATCGAAAAATATAAAGATAAAGCAGGTTATGTAATGGGCCATCCTGTGGGAACAGGGCCTTATGTACTGAGTAAGTGGGTACCTGCTTCACGCATTGTTTTAAAAGCGAATCCTGATTTTCGTGGTTTTACTTGGAATTTTACTGCCAGTAGCCCTGAAGATCAGGCAATCGTAAAACGCCTTAAAGGTAAAAAAATGCCGCAAATAGGCACTATTGATATTCAGGTTATGGAAGAAAACCAATCGCGATGGCTGGCATTTCAGCGAGGTGAAATTGATATATTTCAGCTAGAAGGGCAATTGGTTGCGAAGGCGATTAAAGACGGTAAATTAAGACCTGAGCTTGCCAAAGAAGGTGTGCAACTATCACGTATTGTTGACCCTGAAATTAGCTATATTTATTGGAATCTTAAAAACCCAGTTGTTGGTGGAATGAGTAAAGAAAAAATTGCATTACGCCGTGCAATTGCAATGTCTCGCTCATTAGATCAAGAAATTAAATTAGTCAGAAATGATGATGCTCAGCGTTTACATTTTCCAGTTCCACCTGGAGTAGTGGGATATGAACCTCAGTATAGAACGAGTACTCCATATTCGGTGAAAGCAGCTAATTTACTATTAGATCGATATCACTATAAAAAAGATGCCTCAGGTTGGCGTACGCAACCAGACGGAAAACCTCTCGTTATTGAGTATATGGCGCGCAGTGACAGTATCGGGCAGCAAAGTGCTGAACTTTGGAAAAAGAACTTTGATAGTTTAAATATTCGCATGGTCTTTAAACCAATGCTTTTTGCAGACCTCATTCGAGCGCAAAAACAGTGTGAAGGTATGTTCGGGGCTTCAGCATGGATAGCAGATTATCCAGATGGTGATAATTTCATGCAGAATTTTTATGGTCCAAATACACATATGACGAACTGGTCTTGTGGTTCGATTCCAGAGTTTGACCAGTTGTATCGTCAGACGCAAAAAATGCAAGCAGGTTCTGAAAGAGATGCACTTTATCGAAAAATGACACGCTTGCTAGAAGTTTATATGCCTGTACAAATGTCTTATGCACGCTACCGAAATATGTTGGCCCAACCACAAATCATTGGATATAAGAAGCATCCAATTTTACATGCTGAGTGGATGTACATTGATATTGATACACATACTAAATCTAATCATTAA
- a CDS encoding ABC transporter substrate-binding protein: MKLKIFKLAILSLAITSVSCAFAQTPAQPNKILHVAYEAPDDGFDMVKTTNFYSGSIAEAIFEPLLKYDYLARPVQLVPYTAESLPKVGQDGKVYTFKLKPGIYFTNDLAFKGKRRELVAEDYVYAIKRILDPKNRAPSVSFIDGKLLGADAVVAKAKKTGKFDYAAPIAGVKTLDRYTLQFTLTRQDFNFPYILAYITFGGVAKEVVDYYGDRIGMHPVGTGPYMLSKYLPRSKVELVANPDYRGFVWNFKSTGTPWDNQLVREMSGKKMPQIGKVVVSIIEEDQSRWLAFQSGQLDFDKLTANAVPQALDGNQLKDSFQKRGIKHFPNKDPEITYTMMNMRDPVIGGFSPEKIALRRAITLAYDQKESIRQAYKGQAVRSEMFIPEGVNGYNPKYRSSVGYNPLLANKLLDYYGYKKGGDGYRNLPNGNPLVLKINTENSSASVIHSELWKKNLDAIGIRVDFKVSNFADNLKAATQCKYMIWSGAWIADYPEGDNFAQLLYGPNAGQGNHACYQSKTYDALYSQAIHLPPEQRLPYYEKLNRQIEADNPWIIHITRIRNWLIQPQVQGFKPHPMMNTNWQYLDITPVKK; this comes from the coding sequence TTGAAATTAAAAATTTTTAAGCTCGCCATTTTAAGTCTGGCTATTACATCAGTTTCTTGTGCTTTCGCCCAAACGCCTGCACAACCAAACAAAATATTACATGTTGCTTATGAGGCACCCGATGATGGTTTTGACATGGTTAAAACCACCAATTTTTATAGTGGCAGCATTGCAGAAGCTATTTTCGAACCTTTACTTAAATATGATTATCTGGCACGTCCCGTACAGTTAGTGCCTTATACGGCTGAAAGCCTACCTAAGGTTGGACAAGACGGTAAAGTTTATACATTTAAACTTAAGCCTGGTATTTATTTCACTAATGACCTTGCTTTTAAAGGTAAACGCCGTGAACTTGTGGCAGAAGATTATGTTTATGCAATTAAGCGGATTTTAGATCCTAAAAACCGAGCACCTTCTGTTTCTTTTATTGATGGTAAATTATTAGGTGCTGATGCGGTTGTAGCGAAAGCAAAAAAAACTGGAAAATTTGATTACGCTGCACCTATTGCAGGAGTCAAAACACTTGACCGATATACATTACAATTCACATTAACTCGGCAAGACTTTAATTTTCCTTATATTCTTGCCTATATTACATTTGGTGGCGTTGCTAAAGAGGTTGTTGATTATTACGGTGACCGTATTGGCATGCATCCGGTCGGCACTGGACCTTACATGTTAAGTAAATATTTACCACGAAGTAAGGTCGAACTGGTTGCCAATCCTGATTATCGAGGCTTTGTCTGGAATTTTAAGTCAACAGGAACACCGTGGGATAACCAGCTTGTTAGAGAAATGAGCGGTAAGAAAATGCCACAAATTGGCAAGGTTGTGGTCAGCATTATTGAAGAGGATCAGTCACGATGGTTAGCTTTTCAATCTGGCCAACTGGACTTTGACAAACTAACTGCGAATGCAGTTCCTCAAGCTTTAGATGGAAATCAACTTAAGGATTCCTTTCAAAAAAGAGGAATTAAGCATTTCCCTAATAAAGATCCCGAAATTACTTATACGATGATGAATATGCGTGATCCAGTGATCGGTGGTTTTAGTCCAGAAAAGATCGCTCTTCGTAGAGCAATTACGTTGGCATATGATCAAAAAGAAAGTATAAGACAGGCCTATAAAGGTCAAGCTGTTAGGTCTGAAATGTTTATACCTGAAGGTGTAAATGGCTATAACCCGAAGTACAGAAGTAGCGTAGGATACAATCCGCTATTGGCAAATAAACTACTTGATTATTATGGTTATAAAAAGGGGGGAGATGGCTACAGAAACTTGCCAAACGGAAACCCTTTGGTTTTAAAAATTAATACAGAAAATAGCTCAGCTTCGGTTATTCATTCAGAACTCTGGAAAAAAAATCTGGATGCAATTGGTATTCGTGTTGATTTTAAAGTAAGTAATTTTGCAGATAACTTAAAAGCTGCAACGCAATGTAAATATATGATCTGGAGCGGCGCATGGATTGCGGATTATCCTGAAGGAGATAATTTTGCTCAATTACTTTATGGCCCAAATGCGGGACAGGGGAACCATGCTTGTTATCAGTCTAAAACATATGATGCTCTTTATAGTCAGGCCATTCATTTACCACCAGAACAACGTTTACCATATTATGAAAAGCTTAATCGCCAGATTGAAGCTGATAATCCATGGATTATTCATATAACACGAATTCGTAACTGGTTGATACAACCACAAGTTCAGGGTTTTAAACCCCACCCAATGATGAATACAAACTGGCAATATCTTGATATTACCCCTGTTAAAAAATAA